In Pseudomonas sp. p1(2021b), the genomic window GAGCATGCCTGCCCGTTGCCCAACGCCTTGAGCGAGATGCAGCGCCTGCCGGACGCCTTTCGCGACGTGCTGGCCGAGCACATCGAGCTGATCACCGCGCAGATGGTCGATCGGCCCGAAGACATCGACAAGGCCATCGCCGACCTCGCCTTGATGGTTGGCGGCCTGGCCCTGGCCCGGGCCCTGGGCGGTACCGAGCTGTCCGACCGGATCCTGCGTGCCGCCAAGTCGGCAGTGATCTGAACCACCTCCTCTGGAGCAAGCCATGACTACCCTGAGCTGGATTCGCGGCGTCAACGCAACCCTCGGCCGCCTGGCCCCCGAGCATGTCGCCGGCAGGATGCGCCGGGCCTTCATGACACCGCGCAACTTACCCCCACGGCAGTGGGAGCTGCCGCTGCTGGCCAGAGCTGAGCGCATCACCTTGCGCTTTGGTCTGTCGGCCCTGCGCTGGGGCAAGGGGCCTACGGTATTGATGATGCATGGTTGGGAAGGGCGCCCGACGCAATTCGCTGCGCTGATCGACACCTTGGTGGCCGCTGGGCATACGGTGGTCGCTCTGGAAGGCCCGGCCCATGGTCGCTCTCCAGGCCAGCAGGCGCATGTGGTGCTGTTCGCCCGTGCCCTGTTGGAGGCCGCCGGCGAATTGCCACCGCTGCGGGCCGTGATCGGCCATTCTATGGGAGGCGCCAGCCTGCTGCTGGCCTTGCAATGGGGCCTGCGTACCGAGGCGGCGGTAAGCATCGCTGCGCCGGCGCAGCTGCTGGGTGTTCTGCGTGGCTTCGCCCATCGCCTGGGGTTGCCGGCAAGGGCCAGGGCGGCGTTCATTCGCCAGATCGAACAGGATGTCGGCGTGCAGATCTCGCGCCTGGACGTCAGCGGCTACCAGCTGGACGTGCCCGGGCTGGTGGTGCACGCCAGTGACGACCCCCTGGTGCCGGCCAGCGAGGCCCAGTTGATCCACAAGGCCTGGTTCGACAGCCGCCTGATGGTGCTGGAGGAGGGTGGGCACCAGCGTGTGCTGGCCGACCCGCGCTTGAACGAGGCCGTGCTCGAGCTGCTGGCCCGCACCGCGATCGGGGCACGGCAAAGCGCCTGATATCCGGTACACTCTGCCCGTTCACAGACCAACGGGAGCGGGCATGAGCTGGGACCTGGCATCGCCATTCATCATCGACCTTCGCGTCGGCGCCGAGGACATCGACGGCCTCGGCCACGCCAACAACGCCGTCTACGTCACCTGGCTGGAACGCTGCGCCTGGCGCCATTCCCAGCGCCTGGGGCTGGACCTGACCGAATACCGGCGCCTGGACCGCGCCATGGCCGTGGTGCGCCACGAAATCGACTACCTGGCCGCCGCCTACGAGGACGACGAGCTGCAACTGGCCACCTGGATCATCGACTGGGACCAGCGCCTGCGCATGACCCGCCGCTTCCAGCTCAAGCGCCCCCGCGATGGTGTCACCGTGCTGCGCGCACAAACCACCTTCGCCTGTATCGAGCTTTCCAGCGGCAAGCCCAAGCGTATGCCGGCCGAGTTTCTCGACGGTTATGGTCCGGCGCTTTTGCCGAACAGTTGACTGATTCTCTCAATGATCGCACCGATCAATGTTGGCTTGACCAAGGGACGGGTGTTACTAGCGGCTCTGTTCTTTTCTATTACAGTTTCTTCGGAGTCTGGTGGTGGCTTTTCTTCCGATGGCTCAAGGTAGAAATTGAGTATCTCGTAATTGCAAGGCCTGATTTGTTTCATGGGACGATAATCGCGTAGGCTCCCCGGCGTCCTTTGGGTTGCAGAGAGCATTTATCGTGAGGCATCGTCTCTTTGTGCTTGGTCTTGAGCTGGAAGCCAGGAGGAGCGCAATGCCGCGAAGAATTCTTGGTTCCCGGTCGATAAATAGCGTTTTCATTGAGTTCCCCTGGTTTCGGTAATGGCTTGGGGAATCGTATTCCAGGCGTTAGATAGATATTTGTGGCTTACTTCCGTACGGGATGTAGTCCTTTTCCTTTTATGGCTGGGCTGATAGATGTACGGTTTGGGCCTTGTAGTGGGGCGAAATCCAGCGCCGCCCGCGCGGCGCATCGCGAGCTTTGCTCCTACGTTTGTTTCGGGCCAATGATGCTGTGGGTTTTTCGCGCGGACGCCTTGGTGCATGACACGATATTGCAACGTACCCATCAGGCGGTCTCGTGCGACTGCCATGGGCGTTACTGGTACTTAACAAACGTAGCGAGCAAAGCATCGCGATGCGCGGCGTGGAAGCAACGTCTTGTTCGTCCCCCAGATGGTGCGTTCGGGGTGGCAGATGCGCCTTCGGACGAAAGCTTGGCCGCTTTTTTGATGAGTCTGGTAGCATTCGCGCATTTTCCAAATGTGGCGTACCTCAATGCAAATTGCCCTGGCCCCCATGGAGGGGCTGGTCGACAACATCCTGCGCGACGTCCTGACCCGGGTCGGTGGCATCGATTGGTGCGTCACCGAGTTCATCCGTGTCTGCGATCGCCTGTTGCCGCCTTCGTCGTTCGACAAGCTGGCGCCGGAGCTTCGCCAGGGCGCGCGGACCGCGGCCGGGGTGCCGATGCGCGTGCAACTGCTCGGCTCCGACCCGGCGTGCCTGGCCGATAACGCGGTGCTGGCCTGCGAGCTTGGCGCGCCGGTGATCGACCTGAACTTCGGCTGCCCGGCCAAGACCGTGAACAAGTCACGCGGTGGCGCGGTGTTGCTCAAGGAGCCGGAGCTGCTGCACGCCATCGTCCGCGAAGTGCGCCGGGCGGTGCCGGCGCATATTCCTGTGACCGCCAAGATGCGCCTGGGCTTCGACAGCCCGGACGGTGCCCTGGAATGCGCCACGGCGTTGGCCGAAGGCGGTGCCGAGCATTTGGTGGTGCATGCCCGGACCAAGGTCGAGGGCTACAAGCCGCCGGCTCACTGGGAATGGGTGGCGCGGGTGCAGGAGGTGGTGAAGGTGCCGGTGTTCGCCAATGGCGAGATCTGGACCGTGGACGATTGGCGGCGTTGCCGTGAGGTCAGCGGGGCCGAGGACATCATGCTCGGCCGGGGCCTGGTCTCGCGGCCGGACCTGGGTCTGCAGATCGCCGCTGCGCGCGATGGGCGGGACTATCAGCCCATGAGCTGGGACGAGTTGCTGCCGCTGCTGCGCGAATTCTGGCGCCAGGCCCAGGCCAAGCTGTCGCCGCGCTATGCACCAGGGCGGCTGAAACAGTGGCTGGCCATGCTGACCCGCAGCTATCCCGAAGCAGTTGCGTTGTTCGCCCAGTTGCGGCGCGAGGATGATTGCCTGCGGATCAGTGGATTACTCGGGGTTGGGGTGCAGGCATTCGATGAGTGCGTTGCTTGATGCGGTCCTGATCGCTGGCAAAGCCGACCCCTACGCCTGACGTCGCGGTTGTATGGCAAAGGCTTCGCCCTTGATCGCGGGGCAAGCCCGCTTCTACAAGAGCCCCGCAAAAAAATTTTGTTCATACCTCTTGAAACCGTCTTGTCGGCCCCTATCTCTTGAGTACGCGATGCCGAAGTCGGGTCGCGTAGTGACTTAACTTGCTGAATCTCAGGAGTTCATGACCATGACTACCGCTTTCTCTCTCGCACCGCTGTTCCGCAATTCCGTCGGCTTCGACCGTTTCAACGACCTGTTCGAGTCCGCGGCACGTAACGAGGCGGGTAGCAGCTACCCTCCCTACAATGTGGAAAAGCACGGCGATGACCACTATCGCATCGTGGTTGCCGCAGCCGGTTTCCAGGAGCAGGACCTCGACCTTCAGGTCGAGAAAGGCGTCCTGACCGTTACCGGCGGCAAGCGCGACAACAGCACCGAAGGCGTTACCTACCTGCACCAGGGCATTGCCCAGCGCGCCTTCAAGCTGTCCTTCCGCCTGGCCGACCACATCGAAGTGAAGTCCGCAGGCCTTGCCAACGGCCTGCTCAGCATCGACCTGCTGCGCATCGTGCCGGAAGAAGCCAAGCCCAAGCGCATCCCGATCAATGGCGAACAGCCTGCGTTGAACTGAGTTCGGCTCAGTGAAGAAAGGGCACCTTCGGGTGCCCTTTTTGCGTTTCTGGGACGCGCCTCAATAATCCGCCGGGGTCTCGATCAATATCTGGCGGAACTCCATCAACGGCAGCGGCCGGCTGTGCAGGTAGCCCTGGTACAGGTGGCAGCCTTGGCGCTCGAGGAATTCCAGCTGCCCGGACTGCTCGACCCCTTCGGCGATCACCGCCAGGTCCAGGCTGCGGGCCATGGCCACGATGGCCCGGACGATCTCCGCGTCATTGGGGTCGTTCGGTGCATCGCGTACGAACGTCTGGTCGATCTTCAAGGCATCCACCGGCAGG contains:
- a CDS encoding alpha/beta fold hydrolase, encoding MTTLSWIRGVNATLGRLAPEHVAGRMRRAFMTPRNLPPRQWELPLLARAERITLRFGLSALRWGKGPTVLMMHGWEGRPTQFAALIDTLVAAGHTVVALEGPAHGRSPGQQAHVVLFARALLEAAGELPPLRAVIGHSMGGASLLLALQWGLRTEAAVSIAAPAQLLGVLRGFAHRLGLPARARAAFIRQIEQDVGVQISRLDVSGYQLDVPGLVVHASDDPLVPASEAQLIHKAWFDSRLMVLEEGGHQRVLADPRLNEAVLELLARTAIGARQSA
- a CDS encoding acyl-CoA thioesterase; amino-acid sequence: MSWDLASPFIIDLRVGAEDIDGLGHANNAVYVTWLERCAWRHSQRLGLDLTEYRRLDRAMAVVRHEIDYLAAAYEDDELQLATWIIDWDQRLRMTRRFQLKRPRDGVTVLRAQTTFACIELSSGKPKRMPAEFLDGYGPALLPNS
- a CDS encoding tRNA dihydrouridine synthase, translating into MQIALAPMEGLVDNILRDVLTRVGGIDWCVTEFIRVCDRLLPPSSFDKLAPELRQGARTAAGVPMRVQLLGSDPACLADNAVLACELGAPVIDLNFGCPAKTVNKSRGGAVLLKEPELLHAIVREVRRAVPAHIPVTAKMRLGFDSPDGALECATALAEGGAEHLVVHARTKVEGYKPPAHWEWVARVQEVVKVPVFANGEIWTVDDWRRCREVSGAEDIMLGRGLVSRPDLGLQIAAARDGRDYQPMSWDELLPLLREFWRQAQAKLSPRYAPGRLKQWLAMLTRSYPEAVALFAQLRREDDCLRISGLLGVGVQAFDECVA
- a CDS encoding Hsp20 family protein, which encodes MTTAFSLAPLFRNSVGFDRFNDLFESAARNEAGSSYPPYNVEKHGDDHYRIVVAAAGFQEQDLDLQVEKGVLTVTGGKRDNSTEGVTYLHQGIAQRAFKLSFRLADHIEVKSAGLANGLLSIDLLRIVPEEAKPKRIPINGEQPALN